The proteins below come from a single Streptomyces sp. M92 genomic window:
- a CDS encoding Hsp70 family protein, whose product MTFGIDFGTSNSVVAHWNGHTAEVLPVDGDNVPAQWRMSEFEQLFPSVLSVRDLQRTLCFGWEAKTGTTEPLDAVKRMLGTRSGAEQDGDVDGLEVAAQLEEHHAWVGSEKFHSTVAAASLFSRMKEGVSAQLLDLSDAVVTVPAKATGGARYRTRAAAALGGVKVRALLNEPTAAAISYVRDVPIPGRFLVFDWGGGTIDVTVLEYDDGLFEEQTSRGITALGGLEFDNALARLIQQKIGLAADQLTKAERRRWRRSVELTKIALSSVPLDDALFFDLPVGLAPSISKREVRITGAEYTEAITPLITRALEAVQQALEDLAITSDAIDSVLMIGGTSQIPQVRHALGELLGHDRIVDSGLCRPMTAVARGAAIYAASLDGELGDDSDFSLVTSYDLGTAVSAGEQKGFRAIIRRNATLPAEGSANFYPDTPSASSVRVPVIEGEVGYSADSDRAFPLANIEVELPTREQDIRRNTIEIKFRYNESGILRFTATHTATGRQLAEREIDSFGPDGTPLQHGLEEELTRLLAHTVRPFADGSSNVRHLSAAESANVRPAPIDMSLRVIKADPAVTVNGEPQAAVTEGI is encoded by the coding sequence ATGACCTTCGGTATCGATTTCGGCACTAGTAACTCCGTGGTGGCCCACTGGAACGGGCACACCGCAGAAGTGCTGCCGGTCGACGGCGACAATGTGCCCGCCCAGTGGCGGATGTCGGAGTTCGAGCAGCTCTTCCCGTCCGTGCTGTCCGTCCGCGACCTCCAGCGCACTCTCTGCTTCGGTTGGGAAGCGAAAACCGGCACCACCGAGCCGCTCGATGCCGTGAAGCGCATGCTCGGCACTCGCTCCGGTGCCGAGCAGGACGGCGACGTCGATGGCCTCGAGGTCGCTGCACAGCTCGAGGAGCACCACGCCTGGGTCGGCTCGGAGAAGTTCCACAGCACGGTCGCGGCCGCCTCTCTCTTCAGTCGGATGAAGGAAGGCGTCTCCGCGCAGCTGCTCGACCTGTCCGACGCGGTCGTCACCGTCCCCGCCAAGGCGACGGGCGGCGCCCGTTACCGCACCCGTGCCGCGGCAGCGCTCGGCGGAGTGAAGGTCCGGGCCCTCCTCAACGAGCCCACCGCGGCTGCGATCTCGTACGTCCGCGACGTCCCGATCCCCGGTCGCTTCCTCGTCTTCGACTGGGGCGGCGGCACCATCGACGTCACCGTCCTGGAATACGACGACGGCCTCTTCGAGGAGCAGACCTCCCGCGGCATCACCGCCCTCGGAGGTCTTGAGTTCGACAACGCCCTGGCCCGGCTGATCCAGCAGAAGATCGGCCTGGCCGCGGACCAGCTCACCAAGGCCGAACGACGCCGGTGGCGCCGGTCGGTCGAGCTGACGAAGATCGCCCTGTCCTCCGTGCCGCTGGACGACGCTCTCTTCTTCGATCTCCCTGTCGGTCTCGCCCCCTCGATCTCGAAGCGTGAGGTCAGGATCACCGGGGCCGAGTACACCGAGGCGATCACCCCGCTCATCACTCGTGCCCTGGAGGCGGTCCAGCAGGCTCTGGAAGACCTGGCCATCACCTCCGATGCCATTGACTCGGTTTTGATGATCGGGGGCACCTCGCAGATCCCTCAGGTACGTCACGCGTTGGGTGAACTCCTCGGCCACGACCGCATTGTCGACAGCGGCCTGTGCCGACCCATGACCGCCGTCGCTCGAGGCGCGGCCATCTATGCGGCATCCCTTGACGGAGAACTCGGTGACGACAGTGACTTCTCCCTCGTGACCAGCTACGACCTGGGAACAGCCGTGAGTGCGGGCGAGCAGAAGGGCTTCCGCGCCATCATCCGACGCAACGCCACTCTCCCCGCGGAAGGCTCGGCCAACTTCTATCCTGATACGCCGAGTGCTTCCTCGGTGCGCGTGCCGGTGATCGAGGGCGAGGTCGGCTACTCGGCTGACAGCGACCGGGCCTTCCCCCTGGCCAACATCGAGGTCGAACTTCCGACCCGCGAACAGGACATCCGCCGGAACACGATCGAGATCAAGTTCCGCTACAACGAGAGCGGCATCCTGCGCTTCACCGCCACCCACACGGCGACCGGCAGGCAACTCGCCGAGCGCGAGATCGACTCCTTCGGTCCGGACGGCACACCACTTCAGCACGGCCTTGAGGAGGAACTGACGCGCCTCTTGGCCCACACCGTGCGGCCGTTCGCCGACGGCTCCTCGAACGTCCGTCATCTCTCGGCAGCCGAATCAGCGAACGTCCGTCCCGCACCGATTGACATGTCCTTGCGTGTGATCAAGGCCGACCCCGCGGTCACGGTCAACGGTGAGCCGCAGGCGGCAGTGACGGAAGGTATTTGA